Proteins encoded by one window of Candidatus Paceibacterota bacterium:
- a CDS encoding S41 family peptidase, whose translation MMFFLKRNFVLIGTLIVVLSLSGFGYYKYSNPSIAPITYKTPEEANAYVRFDMEAYDSILKNYWSQMKEEDLATHFQLSVQKAQNASSTPPLITKDRAGTAKMISDAIGALPDDEAKKKLTLDTLVVVTYNLQPVGRNGILSSKEETALRQNVSNINPETDLYKNLGVEKGATPEVVEKAFKEKEAVLAKDGTPEAKKELEQITYAHKVLTDQNSKALYDENKIEPTVSGRVLGKTLYLAISKISPTTLQEFGVIVNNASTTLKLDSMIIDFRGNVGGALDFLQYFLGLFIGEKQYAFDLFHQGDYQVQRTVLAKFDQLERYKEFAILTDNMTQSTAELTTAAFKRFGLAYVVGTATRGWGTVENTYPIETTIAQGEKYSLFLVNSITLRDDNQPIEGRGVDPDIDIKNPNWRNELPKVFRSQSLIEAVSKTAASAPLK comes from the coding sequence CTCATTGGGACACTGATTGTCGTTTTGTCGCTTTCAGGGTTTGGATATTATAAATACTCCAATCCATCTATCGCGCCAATAACATACAAAACCCCCGAGGAAGCCAATGCTTACGTTCGTTTTGATATGGAGGCATACGACAGTATTTTAAAAAATTATTGGAGCCAGATGAAAGAAGAAGACCTCGCGACACATTTCCAGCTCTCTGTTCAAAAAGCTCAGAATGCTTCAAGTACTCCACCACTAATTACCAAAGACCGCGCAGGGACAGCTAAAATGATTTCTGATGCAATTGGAGCTCTTCCTGATGATGAAGCAAAAAAGAAGCTTACTCTCGATACTTTGGTTGTTGTGACTTACAATCTCCAACCGGTTGGCAGAAACGGAATACTTTCTTCAAAGGAAGAGACTGCTCTTAGACAGAATGTTAGTAATATAAACCCAGAAACAGATCTTTATAAAAATCTTGGTGTAGAAAAGGGGGCAACACCAGAAGTGGTTGAAAAAGCGTTTAAAGAAAAGGAGGCTGTTCTTGCAAAGGATGGAACACCAGAAGCAAAGAAAGAACTTGAGCAAATAACCTATGCACACAAAGTTCTTACCGACCAAAATTCAAAAGCTTTGTATGATGAGAATAAAATAGAACCAACTGTCTCTGGACGTGTTTTGGGAAAGACGCTTTATCTTGCGATTAGTAAAATTTCTCCAACCACCTTGCAGGAATTTGGGGTAATAGTTAACAATGCGAGTACGACACTAAAATTAGACAGTATGATAATTGATTTTCGTGGAAACGTTGGTGGTGCGCTCGATTTTCTACAGTATTTTCTAGGTCTTTTTATTGGAGAGAAGCAATACGCTTTTGATTTGTTTCATCAAGGGGATTATCAGGTTCAACGTACTGTTTTGGCAAAATTTGATCAACTTGAGCGCTATAAAGAATTTGCCATCCTTACCGATAACATGACTCAATCAACAGCAGAACTCACCACTGCGGCATTTAAGCGCTTTGGGTTGGCATATGTTGTCGGAACGGCAACAAGGGGTTGGGGAACAGTTGAAAATACTTATCCGATAGAGACGACCATCGCACAAGGGGAAAAATATTCTCTTTTTCTCGTGAACAGCATAACCCTAAGAGATGATAATCAGCCAATAGAAGGACGTGGCGTTGATCCAGACATTGATATCAAAAATCCAAACTGGAGAAACGAACTTCCAAAGGTTTTCAGGAGTCAATCTCTTATCGAAGCCGTCTCAAAAACCGCTGCGTCCGCTCCTCTTAAGTAA
- a CDS encoding DUF4342 domain-containing protein, which produces MKNNTEEFKVSGEDVIRTVKKLVKKGNARRIIIKNEKGKTLIEIPLTIGAVGAILAPALAAVGTIAALVTKCTIVVEKKVD; this is translated from the coding sequence ATGAAAAATAACACTGAAGAATTTAAGGTCTCTGGGGAGGATGTTATTAGGACTGTCAAAAAGCTGGTTAAAAAAGGTAATGCCCGTCGAATAATCATCAAGAACGAAAAGGGAAAAACCCTAATTGAGATACCTCTTACTATAGGCGCGGTTGGAGCAATTTTGGCACCAGCTCTTGCTGCTGTAGGTACTATTGCAGCGCTAGTCACTAAGTGCACGATTGTTGTAGAGAAAAAAGTAGACTAA